GATTGATTCGGGAAGGGATCGGTTCCAGGACGCGTCCGTCGCCACCGACGGGAACGGTTTCAACTGGAATTAATTCACCGGAGAAAACCGTCGGTGGGATCAGTTCCGGACGAGTGAAGTCGGAAGACTGGACCGTGGTATCGATCGGACAACGAGTTGTCTGATCGGTGAATGGGAATCGAAATCGTTCGAGGACAACGCTTTTATGCCGCCTCTTCGTCTGCTTCGTTTGCATCATCTGGACTTCGGGTGCGAACCGAACCCTCGAGAATTCGGGCCGACGGTCGGGGAACCCGTCGTGTTACGGTTCGCGCACCGAGGTTCTCCACTCGAAACGAAGGGGTGCAATATGGACGAGGACGACACGAAGCCAGTCGACGACGGCGACAGCAGGGACGACGAATCACCGGTATCTCCCGGGGGGGACCGAACGGACGACTCGCAATTGGTGGGTGATCCGGAAGGGACGGGTGATCCAGAAGCGACGGGTGATCCAGAAGCGACGGGTGATCCGGAAGGGACGGGTGATCCAGAAGCGACGGGTGATCCGGAAGGGACGGGTGATCCGGAAAGGACGGGTGACTCTCGGGAAGCAACTGATTCGAACACCGGCAGTGTCGACGACGTGTTGACAACGGGGACGAGCGTGAAGGGATCGGACGGGACGACGGTCGAATCGAGAAGTCGCGACCGATCCTCGCCGGAGGTCGACATCGGGAGCATGGTGCTCGAGGACGACGAGGAGGACGACAAGGGACTGTTCGACGACCTGTTGTCCGGGGAACCGATCTTCGAAAACAAGGAGGTACTCCGGCCGTCGTACACGCCACACAAGCTCCCGCACCGATCGGATCAGATCAACCAGATGGCGACGATTCTCGTGTCCGCCCTCCGGGGGGAGACGCCGTCGAACATCCTGATCTACGGGAAAACCGGGACAGGGAAAACCGCGAGCGCGAAGTTCGTCTCCCAGGAACTCGAATCCACCTCGCAGAAGTACGAGGTCCCCTGTGATGTCGAATACATAAACTGCGAAGTGACAGACACCCAGTATCGCGTGCTCGCTCAACTGGCGAACAAGTTTATCGAGAAGAACCAGGATCGAATTCAGGAGCGGCTCGAACGGCTTCGCGAGGTCCGTTCGGACGTCGTTCGCAACGGTGACGCCCGGGTGGACGAAAGCGATCTCGAAGTGAACGAGGGCGATCTCAGGGTGGACGAGAACAGACAGTCGGAGTCCTCGGACGGGGTCGATATCGTGAAGTTCGACAGCGTCGGGGAGCTCGACGACCGGATCGAGCGCCTCGAGGCGGACGCCGACGGGATGGAGGAAGTTCCGATGACCGGATGGCCGACCGATCGCGTGTACTCGACGTTTTTCGAGGCGATCGATTACCGCGAGCGCGTCGTCGTCATCATGCTCGACGAAATCGACAAACTCGTCGAAAAGTCGGGCGATGACACGCTGTACAACCTCTCGCGGATGAACTCCGAACTCGAGAACTCCCGGATCTCGATCATGGGAATCTCGAACGACCTGAAGTTCACCGACTTCCTGGATCCTCGCGTCAAATCGAGCCTCGGCGAGGAAGAGATCGTCTTTCCGCCGTACGACGCGAACCAGCTCCGGGACATTCTCCAGCACCGCGCGGACGTCGCGTTCAAGCCGGACGCACTCACCGAGGACGTCATTCCGCTGTGTGCGGCGTTTGCGGCCCAGGAACACGGCGACGCCAGGCGCGCGCTGGATCTGCTCCGGACGGCAGGCGAACTCGCCGAGCGCAGTCAGGCCGATCTCGTGCGGGAGGAACACGTCAGACAGGCCCAGGACAAGATCGAACTCGACCGGGTCGTGGAGGTCGTCCGAACGCTTCCCACTCAGAGCAAGATCGTCCTGTTTTCGATCATCCTGCTCGAGAAGAACGGCGTTCACAACATCAACACCGGCGAGGTGTTCAACATCTACAAGCGACTCTGTGACGAGATCGACGCCGACGTGCTCACTCAACGTCGCGTAACGGACCTCATCTCCGAACTCGACATGCTCGGTATTGTCAATGCTGTCGTCGTCTCGAAGGGGCGGTACGGCAGGACCAAGGAGATGAACCTCTCGGTGCCGACCGAGGAGACGGAGGCAGTTCTCCTTTCGGACTCCCGGCTCGGGGATATCGAGAACGCACAGCCGTTCGTTCAGGCCCGCTTCGACAACTGATTCCTGGTCCTCCCGATTTCGCTGAACCGGACCGTTAGTTCCACCGGTTCATCCAACCCGCGTTTCGTCCGGCAGCGACCGCGCTCGCCCCGGACGCGACCAGCAGGGTCTCCGGCTCCGGGAAGGGGACGGAGGGAAGCGTCCCCGCGAACGGCCCGGCCTCGCCGGTGAAGATCAGGCGGATCCACCCCAGCATCGGGACCCGAACGCGAGCCACGCCGGTCACCCAGTCCTCGTGGACCACCGGGGCGATGCCGTTGTGTTCGTAGTCCTGATCGTACCACCGGTTGTGATCGCCCTTGGTGATGAAGCCGTCATGCGGCGCGGGACAGGTTGCAAGCTCCTCGCAGCTGTCGGCGTTCATCGCGTCCTGGTCCACCCGATCGTACCAGTTTTCGCCCTCTTCGACGTGGTGATGCGCGCGGTGAATGATCGGCGATCCGGTGCGATCGGGCGGATCGAAGACGATCACGGACCCCGGCATCCCGAACGTTTCATAGCTCACCTCGGCGCCCTGTTCGTAGGTCACGACACCGGTTCCGGAGACGGCGGCGTCCGGCGCGTACCGTCCGGGTTCGGTAACGAGCACGAGATCACCCATCTTCATGTTCGGCTCCATGCTGGTACTCTCGACGGCGACGAGTGGCGGCCACACCCCACTTATCGCGAACAGAACCAGGCCGATCACGAGTACAACCGCGACGCTCAGCAAGACCTCTCGAACGACCATGTACGGGCCGTCCTGGTCGTTCAGAAAGCGCTCAAGCGGGGTGCGGTCGTTCCGGTCGGGGTCGTCAGTGGATTCGTCGTCGATGGATTCGTCGTCGATGGATTCGTCGTCGATGGATTCGTCGTCGATGGATTCGTCGTCGTGATCGCCATCGACCTGGTTTATGTCGACCTCGGAACCCGACAGACCCTCTGACTGGACGACTTCGTCGACGTCGGCTTCCTCGCCGGTACCTTCGTCCGATGGAAACGACTCGCTACCGTCGCTGTCGTCCTCGTCAGCAGGGGACCGTTCCCCGGATGTCATCGGAGAGTGTTCGTCACCTCGTCGTTTGAACCTTCTGGGTTCGAAACCGACGTTGATTCGACTGGTCGGAGCGCTCCGGCACGCTTTTGAGCGGCCGAATCCATCCGGAAGACGTGCCGCTGGAGACGCCCTCGCGTATCGTACAGGAACTGGCGAGCCAAGGCTACAACGCGGAACGCGAGGCCGTCACCCTCATCGCCGGCGCGTCGGACCCGGACGCCGTCCTCGAGGCGACGGTCGACCGGACTCCGGGGGACGCGCTCAGAGTGACTGCCGACACCGTTCGCGAAGTCCTCGAAGCCGACCCGACTAGCCGGGGGCGAAACGGGAACAACAACCCCTCTGTTTCAACTGGAAATACAACCGGTTTTTCAACCGATGACGGAGGGTCGTCTCCAGTCGAAACGAAGGGGTCTTCGGACCGGGAAAGCGGACCGTCCAAACGGGGGTCGTCCAAACGGGGGTCGTCCAAACGGGGGTCGTCCAAACGGGATTCGTCCAAACGATCGGTCGAAGTAACCGGGGACATCACGGGACGGTCGACGGGTACCGGATCGTACGAGGACTTCGTTGCGGTGTTTCGTGACCGGTTCGAGAAGCTCTCGAAGAAGCTCAGAAATCGGGTCAACCACCGACCAGCGGAGACAGTTTCCGCGATGTCGGGGGGAACCGACGTCGAGATCATCGGCCTGGTGAACGAGATCCGGTCGACGTCGGGCGGACACTGGATCGTGGAACTGGAGGACACTACCGGCACCGTTCCGTGTCTGGTGATGAACGACCGGGACATCGTAGAACTCGTCGACGATCTCCTGCTGGACGAGTGTATCGCCGTCTCCGGAACGCTGTCGGACGACGGCGAGATCGTATTCGTCGACGCCATCCACTTTCCCGACGTTCCACGCAGCTACCGTCCCTCGACAGCGGACCGTCACGTGCAGGCGGCGCTCATCTCGGACGTCCACGTCGGCAGCCAGGAGTTCGCCGCCGACGCGTGGCATCGATTCACCGACTGGCTCCACTCCGAGGAAGCCGCGTCGGTCGAGTATCTCCTGATCGCCGGCGATATGGTCGAAGGCGTCGGCGTCTATCCGAATCAGGACGAGGAGCTTTCGATCGTCGACATCTACGACCAGTACGAACGGTTCGCGGAGTATCTCAAGGAGGTACCTGGTGATATGGAAATCGTGATGATCCCCGGGAACCACGACGCGGTCAGACTCGCGGAACCGCAGCCGGGCTTCGACGACGACCTCCGGGAGATCATGTCGGCACACGACGCTCGGATCTACGGCAACCCGGCGTCGGTGTCGATCGAGGGGGTCACTGTGCTCATGTATCACGGCGTTTCGCTGGACGAACTCATCGCCGAACTCCCCGAAGAGAAAGCCAGCTACGAGGAACCACACCGGGCGATGTACCAGCTGCTCAAAAAGCGTCACATCGCGCCACAGTACGGCGGCCACATGCGGCTCGCCCCCGAAGAGGAAGATTACCTCGTCATCGAGGAGATTCCGGACGTGTTCCACACCGGCCACGTTCACAAACTCGGCTGGGGGAAGTACCACAACGTTCTCGCGGTGAACTCCGGCTGCTGGCAGGAGCAAACCGGCTTCCAGAAGTCCGTGAACATCGACCCCGACTACGGCTACGCCCCGATCCTCGACCTCGACACCCTCGAGTTGACAGTCCGAAAGTTCGTGTAGCTATCCGTCGACGAACTGCCAACTGTTATCCATCCTGCGCTGGTAGAGCATTTATGTTTGAGAACCGTCCGGATCGCGACGTCGAAGTCGTGCTCGTGGGACGATCGAACGTTGGTAAGTCTACAGTCATGCGCGAACTCACGGGCCACGACGTCACGACCGGAAAAAAGCCCGGCGTCACCCGTGAACCGAATTACTACGACTGGGCGAGCGAGTCGTTCATGTTCACAGACCTTCCGGGGTTCGGCTTCATGTCCGGCGTAGAAGAACACCGGCGGGAGGAGATCAAAACCGACGTAGTCAGGTACATCGAGGAGTACGCAGACCACATCATCGCCGGCATCCTGGTCGTCGACGGGAAGGCGGTCATCGACATCATCGACCGTCACCGGGCCGACGGCGAAATCCCTCACGACGTCGAACTGTTCCACTTTCTGGAGGACGTCGGTGCCAGTCCGATCGTGGCAGTCAACAAGATGGACAAGGTGGACGATCGCGACGAGCGGCTCGACACACTCTGTGACCGACTCGGCTTGTTCCCCCCGTGGCAGCAGTGGCAGGAAACGATTGCACCGATCTCTGCGAAGCAAGGACGGATCGAACCGCTCCTCGACTGTCTCCGCTCCAGGTTCGAGGCGGAAAAGCGGGCGGACCTGTTAAAATTCGTCACCTGATCCCCGTCGCTTTCCGGAATGTGCCACTAATTTCCCACCTCTATTTAAAGACCTGAAACCTGTGTTATCATTCCTCACGATTTGTCATCGATATAGCAATCCACATTAACCCCGAACACGAAATCTCCGCTCATGAGTGAATCGTTCGTCATCATCGGCGACGGAATCGCTGGTTCGTCGGCCGCAGAAACGCTCCGCGAAGAAGCACCGGACTCAGACATCACGATCCTCACCGACGAAGGTGAAGCGCTGTACAACAGGATCCTCATAAAGGAATACGCGAAAGGTAAGCTTCCCGAGGCACCCGTCTCGATTCACGACACCTCGTGGTACGATGAGCGCGACATCGACCTCCACTTGAACACGCTGGTCACTGACATCGACGTGGAGAACGACCAGGTCGAGACCCACGAAGGCGAGACGTACGGCTACGACAAACTCCTCGTCGCCATCGGCGGGACCCCCCAGCAGCTCCCAGTGCCGAACGCGGACGCCGACGGGATCCACCACTTCTGGACGTTCCAGGACGCGCGGGCGATCCGGGAACACGTCGAGCAGGCCGACAGGGGTGTCGTCGTTGGGGCCGGGCTGCTCGGGATCGACCTCGCGGCGATCTGTGGCGCCCAGGATCTCCCGTCGCATTACCTCATGCGCGGCAAGTGCTGGTGGCGGTACGCGCTCTCGGAGGAAGGCGCGGAGATCATCCACGAAGCACTCCGTGACATCGGCGTCACTCCGGTCTTCGAGTCCGGTGTCGACCGATTCGAGACGGACGAGGACGGCAAACTCGTCGCCGCGATCGATCCGAACGGGGAACGGTACGAAGCGGACTTCGGCGGCGTCGCGATCGGACTCGATTTCAACACCGAACTGCTCGAGGATACTCCCGTCGAGACGGACACGGGAATCTACGTCGACGAGTACATGCGGACTGACGTCGACAACATCTTCGCTGCGGGAGACGTCACCGAGTTCCACGACACCATCCTGGGCGAACGCGGCCAGAACGGTGCGTGGGGTTCGGCAAAGCAGCAGGGGACGATCGCCGCGAAGAACATGATCGACTACGGCAGCGAGGAGTTCCGCTGGGTGTCCTCGTACTCGATTACGCACTTCGACTTCCCGTTCCTCTCGTTTGGTCACCCGACGATGGGCGAAGAGACGGTCGAGCGGAAACACTCCGAAAACGAGTGGCGGCGGCTCGCGTTCAAGGACGGCAAGATCATCGGCGGCGTCCTGATCGGCGATCTCTCGCCACAGTCGGCGTACAAGCAGTTGATGCGGGAAGAACGGGTCGTTGCAGACCAGAAGGACGTCCTGATGCAGAAGGGCTTCTCGGTGGACGACCTGTCGGCTCCCCAAAAGCAGTAACGCGACGGGCAAAGCGATTCTGACGGCGCAATACGGCACAAGACAGTATCTGTGCAGAAGTGTGCAAGAGAAAGCGAAGCGGTTTTCGGCGCAGCCCGGTTTCTCTCCGGTATGGACCCCGGATCCAGCGACATGACGCTGGCGTTCGAGCTCGAAGCGCTCAAGGAGCTTGCCGATCCGAACGCAGTCATCAACGACGCTCGTCAGTGGACGAAATATCTCGGCGTAGTCAGTGAGAAACCGACCTACGTGGTCACCAACTTCACGCGGAAACACCGGATCCGACAGGACTTCTTTTCGGGCCCCCGGGGCGTCACGGAGAGCCTCGAGAACGTCAAGGACCAGTTCGACACGGAACGCTACGTGCTCGTCGGAAACTCCGAGGACGTCGAAGACATCGCCGCGGATGTCGGCTGGGAGTATCTACCGCTGTCCGACGCAGCGGAGGCAGCCGAGTGGGATATCGCAGGCGGAGAGGGGGACGATGTCGATCCGTTCCAGGACGACGAACGGGACGACTGGCCCTGACTGCCGGCTTCTCCGTTCCGGGTCTCGTGGGCTGCTCTCACGCACGGCAGCATGGAAAGGTCTAACAGCGCAGACCCCCTCATTTCGGGAGATGAGTCACCAGCTGCCCGATGTTCAGGCGAGTCGTCCGGACGTGACTGTCGGCCTCTCTCAGGTCGGTGTCACAGGGGTTCAAAAGCTCGTCAAACTCTCGCGCGGATCGCTGCGCCCGATCGTTCTGATGGCGGAGTTCGAAGTGTTCGTCGACCTCCCGGCCGGCCGAAAGGGGATCGACATGAGCCGGAACATGGAAGTCATCGACGAGATCCTCGAGGACATCACCCGCGAGGAGGCGTATCGTGTCGAGGACGTCTGTGGCGACGCGGCCGAGCGCCTTCTCAGCAAGCACGACTACACGTCGACGGCGGAAGTCCGCATGACCGCAGACTACATGGTCCGGGAGCGAACGCCAGAAAGCGACCGACCGACCCAAAACACGGCGGAAATCATCGCCAGCGCGATCGCGACTGACGAGGGGACGCGCTCGGAGATCGGCGCAGAGGTCACCGGAATCACCGTCTGTCCCTGTTCACAGGGAATGTCCGAATCGCGCGCCAGAGAGCAGCTCGAGGATCTCGGGGTCGACGAGGAAACGATCGACCAGTTCCTCGACCGCGTTCCACAGCCGGGACACTCACAGCGCGGTCACGCGACGCTCACCGTCTCCGACGAGGGATCGCCGGACGTCGACCTCGTTGAATTGATCGACATCGCACGGGACGCGATGAGCGCCCGGATCTACAACCTCGCGAAACGACCCGACGAGGACCACATGACCTACCACGCTCACGCGAACGCGAAGTTCGTCGAGGACTGCGTCCGATCGCTGGCGGAGGACGTCGTCGACCGGCTGGATCACCTTCCGGACGAGGCCGTGATCCGGATGAAGCAGTCGAACGACGAGTCGATCCACCAGCACAACGCCCACGCCGAGCGGGAGGTCACGATGGGACAGTTGCGGGATGAACTCGACGGAAACGGAATCTGACCACGTTCCGAGATCTGCCAACGGTTCCGGGATCTGACTACAGGTTCAACGGTTTCGCGTTCTCCCATCTGGGCTCGAACGACTCCCGGACGTCACTGGCGAACTCCGGGTCCTTCAGATCGATCATCGCGAACGCCTCGCCGGGATCCAGCGGATTCGACACTTCGATGCAGACCTCGACGTCGTCGATCAGCTCGAAGGTTCCCTGCAGACCGGTTGCGACGCGCACGGAGAAGTTCTCCCGCTGGGCGAGCCGTTCGGTGTATCGTCGCCCGACGCTTCTGGGGAGCCCGTCGACGACGTCGGGCGAGAGCAGCAGGGAGACGGAGACCCCCCGATCGAGCGCTTCCTCGAGCTCGTCGGTGATCTGTTCGCCGATCACCCCGAGGTCCAACCCCGCGGCGGGCGCGCCCGCCACCATGACGATCTCCCGTTCGGCCGTCGAGATCCGTTCGAGCAACAGATCGAGCGTTTCGTCGGGCCCCACCGCCGCAGTCCAGAAGTGGCCGTCGACCGGTTCGGCGGTCTCCAGTTCCTGTGACAGTTCGTCGACGACCTCTTCGTACTGTTCGGCCTTCCGCTCGAGCTCCTCTTTCCTGTCCGCGAGCAGACGATCGAGACCCGCGTCGGGTTCGACGGCGACGTACTTCTTCGGCCGGCTCGCCGCCTGGCTTCGGACCAGGCTGTACTGCTCGAGGCTGTTCAACACGTCGTAGATCCGTCCCATCGGGACTTCGCTCGCACGCGACAGCTCCTTTGCCGTTGTCGGTCCGAGACGCAGAAGCGATCGATAGGCACGGGCCTCGTACTCCGAGAGCCCGAGATCGCGGAGACTCGCCATGCCCGAACGTTGCCGTCTCAGAGTATAAACGCACCGAAAGTTTACGGGAAGTGGGTGTGTCACCTTCCCCCGTGTCTCTGGGATTCCGGCGTTTTCCCGTTTATAGACGCCGATCGAGATGTCCAATCTGGACCAACGCGTCAACTTTCGTCTCGTTTCTCTCGGGAGGGGGAATCGTTTCCCCGGCCGATAGTGGCTTTTCGATCGGTTCTGCTTTTTCGATCGGTTCTGCTTTTCTCCCTGTGACGCCTGTACTTTTATATTCCCTACCGAATTCGTCGAATACATGAGCAAATCGTTCACGGTTGCCAGCGCGAAGGGCGGCGTTGGCAAAACGACGACGACGGCGAACCTGGGGGCAGCGCTCGCGGCGGCCGGCCACGATGTAGTGATCGTCGACGCCGACATCGGCATGGCAAACCTCGGAGCGATGCTCGGGATCGTTCCCGAGGGACCGACGCTGCACGACGTTCTTTCCGGTAATGCAGCGCTCGAGGAGGCGCTTTACGAGGGTCCCTGTGGAATGCGCGTGGTTCCGGGAAGCGTCGAACTCGAGGCGTACACGTCCGTCGATTCGGCGAAGCTTCGGGAAGTGGTCGAGACGCTCTCCCAGTTCGACGGCTACGTGCTCGTCGACAGCAGCGCCGGATTGAGTCACGACAGTTCGCTTCCGCTCGCACTCGGCGACGGGACGCTTCTCGTGTCGACGCCGGATCGAGCTTCGCTTCTCGACACCGAGAAAACGCGGGAACTGACCGCTCGACTCGGCGGTTCCGTGCTCGGCGTCGCCCTCACGCGGGTGGAACCGGACCATCCGATGTTGGAGTCGGCACCGGAGGTGTTAGGCGCCGACGTGATCGCGGAGATTCCCGAAGACGATTCGGTGACCTCGGCTGCCGCCGCACAGGAGCCGCTGGAGATCCACGCGCCACAGTCCCCGGCTGCGGTTTCCTACCGCGAACTCGCCAGGGAACTCACCGGTGAAGCGATCCCCGAACCGGAACCAGAGGCGGAACCGGAACCAGAGGCGGAACTAGAACCGGAACCGGAGTCCGATGTGCAACAGGTCTCAGGCGTGGCGGTTGCCGGCGATTCGGATTCCGGGAGGGAATCTGCAGCGGAACCAGGTGAGGGAACCGACGTGGATTCGGGATCAGAGCGGGAAACGGAACCGGAACTCGAACTGGATGAAGAACTGGAAACGGAGCCGGACGAGTCAGAGGGTCTGGAGTTGGACGAGGAGCCAGAACTGGATCAGGAACTCGACGCGGATTCGGATGCTGAGGCGGACGACAACGGTACCGAAGACGACATCGAACTCGAAGAGCCGATTCTGGAGGCCGACTCCCAGGAACGCACAGACGAACCGGAGGAAACCGAAACCGTAACCGAGTCCGACGGAGACGAACCGGAGGAATCCGACGGGGAACTGGCGGAACCGATCCCAGACGCGGAGCCGACGGACCTGGAGGAGGACACAGACGAGTACGAACGAGAGGACGACGAATCCCTCGAAGAAACGGACGAAAGCGAGCCGGACGAAAGCGAGCCGGATGAGGGCGACGAGGAATCTGTAGAGGAGGAAACAGGCGAAGAGACAGAAGAGAAGCGCGGCTTTTTCAGCCGGTTGTTCGGTCGATAACCGAGTCCTCTCGATCGTTTCGGCCTACTTTTCGAACAACCCCTTCACGTCGTCGCGTTTCCGTCGCCGTCGCTGCATCCGGGAGCGCAACTGGTCGTAGACGAACTCGCGGGACGGCCCCTTGCCGGCGACGAAATCGAAAAGCAGCGTCGTGACCGCGGCGCGTCCAACCTGCTGTTCCTCTCTGGCGACCTCGACCGCCTCGGTCAGTATCTCCGCCTCGTAGGCCTCGTACTCCTCGGCCAGCGCCTCGACCGCCAGAACGAGCCCATCGAGTTCCAGATCCGTCGGTTCGAGAACGCCGCCCCGATACGAGACTGGATCCGGCGGACCGCGCTCGATCCGTTCGGGATCGCGTGCGAGCGCATCCAGGAACGCGACGGCGTCTGCGACGGCCACACCGCGATACTGATCTGGAAGGCCGACGAGATACTCGCGACCGCTCTCGGCCAGGCCCGTCGCGCCGCTCCAGTTGCGGTTGCGGGCGTGGTGTACCGCCGCCGTATACTGGATCAGGCCGTGAAACAACTTCTCGTCGGTGGTTCCTTCCTCGAGTTCCAGCCAGACGTCCTCCCAGGGGTCGTGTGCGGCGTGATACTCCCCGGTCGCGTACAGCACGAGCCCGGCCCGAAGCGATTCTTCGATCGATGCGTCCATGACGTTTCCTCCATGAGGTTACATCGGCCGTCCGACACCGACAGCGTTCAGGCGGTCATCTCGTTTGTGACCCCGATCTCCTCGCCGATCTCGGGGAGATCAAGCTGGGAGAGGGTCTCGCGGAGCGGGACGCCCTGGGTGTCCCAGCCGCGGACGGCGTAGTACCGGTCGAGTTCCCGCTCGTACTCCTCCTCGTCGATGAACGCGCCCTCGTTGGGTCCGTTCGGAACCGTCTCGGTGAACCGCGGCGGGAGCCGATCGTCCTCGCGACCGAACCCTTCCCGCACGTTGAACGCCTTCGAGAGGTTGTACATCCGCTCGCCCGCGGTGAGG
The Halalkaliarchaeum desulfuricum DNA segment above includes these coding regions:
- a CDS encoding DUF309 domain-containing protein — translated: MDASIEESLRAGLVLYATGEYHAAHDPWEDVWLELEEGTTDEKLFHGLIQYTAAVHHARNRNWSGATGLAESGREYLVGLPDQYRGVAVADAVAFLDALARDPERIERGPPDPVSYRGGVLEPTDLELDGLVLAVEALAEEYEAYEAEILTEAVEVAREEQQVGRAAVTTLLFDFVAGKGPSREFVYDQLRSRMQRRRRKRDDVKGLFEK